One Photobacterium sp. TY1-4 genomic window carries:
- a CDS encoding DMT family transporter produces MKSHSVSLDARHPEAKPFGAKNPVPNHSGVPDLNAQRPNVQYPNAEHSHASRLGPKNVVLALSGGITLASMIAINSYLATFSSPLLASWLAHGVGAITSLILVVTANLWHRTKLGLPIVAGVPFWAYLGGIPGAMTVILAAVTVNSPLGLSGTIALIMAGQVLFGLLSDAFGWFGLPKRAIKRQDATVLALIALGGMLILFGGNAQ; encoded by the coding sequence ATGAAATCACATTCGGTATCTTTAGACGCCAGGCATCCCGAGGCCAAGCCTTTCGGGGCCAAGAACCCGGTCCCGAACCATTCCGGCGTGCCAGATCTAAATGCACAGCGGCCAAATGTACAGTATCCAAATGCAGAGCACTCACATGCATCGCGTCTCGGACCGAAGAACGTGGTATTGGCGCTAAGCGGCGGGATCACCCTGGCCAGTATGATTGCGATTAACAGCTATCTCGCGACGTTTAGCTCGCCGTTGTTGGCGTCCTGGCTGGCCCATGGCGTGGGGGCGATCACCAGTTTGATTTTGGTGGTCACGGCAAATCTATGGCATCGGACCAAGCTGGGTTTACCCATTGTGGCCGGTGTGCCGTTCTGGGCCTACTTGGGGGGGATCCCCGGGGCAATGACGGTGATCCTGGCCGCAGTTACCGTGAACAGTCCACTGGGACTGTCCGGCACCATTGCACTGATCATGGCCGGGCAAGTGCTGTTCGGGCTGCTCAGTGATGCCTTCGGCTGGTTTGGCCTGCCTAAGCGGGCGATCAAACGCCAGGATGCGACAGTGCTGGCCTTGATAGCCCTTGGCGGCATGCTGATTTTATTTGGAGGAAACGCGCAATGA
- a CDS encoding DMT family transporter gives MITSILLALINGGCISICRIINGRLGQETGALNASLWNHLVGFGFLCLVVWLMAATSGSSASIAATLDAPLLAWTGGIIGALFVTLNSYVLPRLGASLTALLVIGGQLLTGVALDAMSRGVNAIQLLGVLLILAAVWLTKRSG, from the coding sequence ATGATCACTTCCATTTTGCTGGCCCTGATCAATGGTGGTTGTATCAGCATTTGTCGAATCATCAACGGCCGCCTGGGCCAGGAAACCGGTGCGCTGAATGCCTCCCTGTGGAATCACTTGGTCGGCTTTGGTTTTCTCTGTCTGGTGGTCTGGCTGATGGCTGCGACATCCGGGTCGAGTGCGTCTATTGCGGCCACGCTTGATGCGCCGCTCCTGGCCTGGACCGGCGGCATCATCGGCGCGCTGTTCGTGACCCTGAACAGCTATGTATTGCCCCGGCTGGGCGCGTCGCTCACCGCATTGCTGGTAATTGGCGGCCAGCTGCTGACCGGAGTCGCATTGGATGCGATGAGCCGCGGTGTTAATGCCATTCAGCTGCTGGGCGTCCTGCTGATCCTGGCGGCGGTCTGGCTGACCAAGCGTAGTGGCTGA
- a CDS encoding methyl-accepting chemotaxis protein yields the protein MTFSIARKLRMSFLLIIALFIGAAVILYQQIGQVERSARSLLHDDLPTVEVSRSLQQSVQASLLTLRAYMLLDGAGEEAQALTRQMNGIFTQVEQQLEALSPLVSDAQSRQLNDVWLTLKASEQAIVAISHSEENLPAHALMQNEAAPIAEVALDQLQSLINEEVTNSEGGERKRLMKLYADSYTSLSNALGVLRDYLFDGQAARLEKYQELMTRHQQAVAEIQRKQHSLSSSDQGLWQLFEEMQQLYLPLAEQVITLRQSPQWNRANDMMAQQTAPAAATLAEILDGVVSARQAQAQQDGVAVGENMAQITMTLIAVVLVAATSALLVATWLGRHIGTRLSRVVKRADEISHGDFSGQPLAEEGRDEIAALVTAVNRMTASLSSLVTGVSEKAAGVDLSMDQLLVNNSGTAGEAVKQAEKVSSMAAAIEEMSVTADETARHTQTAAADLQQAVSLLTDGEQALARNRQTVAELNTLIGQASSMVEHLSAESDRIERVTEVIENLAGQTNLLALNAAIEAARAGEQGRGFAVVADEVRLLAQRTTDSTTEINAIVQAIQGSTRQVVSVIETSQTLVGTGTEHTVAAGETLQATIRSMDDVAEKVRNMAVATEQQSEVAASLASLVHELSGSASDVSGHCDSARQRAETIKAQVDDLNQAMQKFAV from the coding sequence ATGACATTTTCTATTGCCAGAAAACTCAGGATGAGTTTTTTGTTGATCATCGCGCTGTTTATCGGCGCTGCCGTGATCCTCTATCAGCAAATCGGCCAGGTCGAGCGGAGTGCCCGCTCTTTGCTTCATGATGATTTACCGACGGTCGAAGTCAGCCGTTCGTTGCAGCAATCCGTCCAGGCGTCGCTGTTGACACTGCGTGCCTATATGTTGCTCGATGGTGCCGGGGAAGAAGCACAGGCTTTAACCCGGCAGATGAACGGGATTTTCACACAGGTCGAACAGCAACTGGAAGCGTTGAGCCCGCTGGTGAGCGATGCGCAATCTCGGCAACTCAACGACGTTTGGCTGACATTGAAGGCCAGCGAGCAGGCGATTGTTGCCATCAGCCACAGCGAAGAGAATTTACCGGCGCATGCCCTGATGCAAAATGAAGCGGCACCGATCGCGGAAGTGGCCCTGGATCAATTGCAAAGCCTGATCAATGAAGAAGTGACCAATTCCGAAGGGGGTGAGCGGAAACGGCTGATGAAGTTGTATGCCGACAGCTACACGTCACTCTCAAATGCGCTGGGCGTGCTGCGCGATTATTTGTTTGATGGCCAGGCGGCACGGCTGGAGAAATACCAGGAGCTGATGACGCGTCATCAACAGGCCGTGGCTGAGATCCAACGCAAGCAACATAGCTTAAGCAGCAGTGATCAGGGGTTATGGCAACTGTTTGAAGAAATGCAGCAGCTGTATCTGCCGCTGGCGGAGCAAGTGATTACGTTGCGTCAGTCACCGCAGTGGAATCGGGCGAACGATATGATGGCGCAACAAACAGCTCCGGCTGCGGCAACGCTGGCTGAGATCCTTGATGGCGTGGTCTCTGCACGGCAAGCACAGGCCCAACAGGACGGCGTGGCGGTCGGTGAGAACATGGCGCAAATCACCATGACCTTGATCGCGGTCGTGCTGGTGGCCGCAACGAGTGCTTTGCTCGTGGCGACCTGGCTGGGCCGTCATATCGGTACCCGTTTGTCACGGGTGGTCAAACGGGCCGATGAAATCTCTCACGGTGATTTTTCCGGACAGCCGCTGGCCGAAGAAGGCCGCGATGAAATTGCGGCCTTGGTAACTGCGGTGAACCGAATGACAGCTTCCCTGTCGTCCCTGGTGACCGGGGTGAGCGAGAAAGCGGCCGGGGTTGACCTCAGCATGGATCAACTGCTGGTGAATAACAGCGGTACGGCCGGCGAGGCGGTGAAACAGGCGGAGAAAGTCAGTTCGATGGCTGCGGCAATCGAGGAAATGTCGGTCACGGCGGATGAGACGGCCCGGCATACCCAAACGGCTGCTGCGGATTTGCAACAAGCCGTGTCATTACTCACTGATGGTGAGCAGGCGTTGGCACGAAACCGGCAAACGGTGGCAGAGCTGAATACCCTGATCGGCCAGGCCAGCAGTATGGTGGAGCACCTCAGCGCGGAAAGCGATCGCATCGAGCGGGTGACGGAAGTGATCGAAAACCTTGCCGGGCAAACCAATTTGCTGGCATTGAATGCGGCGATTGAAGCAGCCCGGGCCGGTGAGCAGGGGCGTGGGTTTGCGGTGGTGGCTGATGAAGTGCGACTGTTGGCGCAGCGCACCACCGATTCAACCACGGAGATTAACGCCATTGTTCAGGCGATTCAGGGGTCGACCCGTCAGGTGGTGTCGGTGATCGAGACCAGCCAGACCCTGGTCGGGACCGGCACTGAGCACACCGTCGCCGCTGGCGAGACGTTGCAGGCGACGATTCGCTCGATGGATGACGTGGCGGAGAAAGTTCGCAATATGGCCGTGGCGACAGAGCAGCAGTCGGAAGTGGCCGCGTCGCTGGCAAGTCTGGTGCATGAGCTGTCCGGCTCGGCCAGCGATGTTTCCGGTCACTGCGACTCAGCGCGTCAGCGTGCTGAAACGATTAAAGCCCAGGTGGACGATCTGAATCAGGCCATGCAGAAGTTCGCGGTATAG
- a CDS encoding phage regulatory CII family protein produces the protein MATRMDKDALLTGFSRSLHLQSKEFGIEKLFNEVKAMSGKNISSRTFSNKINPAQAGHQLTLQEFMLTVKVLQQEERHVFILDEMLKLFGLKCERSEIDEEHEVTYRNVLNAWMNWDKERGEVQQEIRAALSDGKVSANELEEIKKEMSQDIDAMIKLRDMLEFACENRINIT, from the coding sequence ATGGCAACCCGAATGGACAAAGATGCGTTATTGACTGGTTTTTCACGCTCCCTTCATCTCCAGAGCAAGGAATTCGGCATTGAGAAGCTGTTCAATGAAGTCAAAGCGATGAGCGGTAAAAACATTAGCTCACGGACATTTTCCAATAAAATCAACCCGGCTCAGGCGGGCCACCAACTCACCTTGCAAGAATTCATGCTGACGGTGAAAGTGCTGCAACAAGAAGAGCGCCATGTGTTCATTCTGGATGAAATGCTGAAGCTTTTTGGCCTGAAATGTGAGCGGAGCGAGATTGACGAGGAGCATGAAGTCACTTACCGCAATGTGCTTAATGCCTGGATGAACTGGGATAAAGAGCGTGGCGAGGTGCAGCAAGAGATTCGGGCTGCGCTGTCAGATGGCAAAGTTAGCGCCAATGAGCTGGAAGAAATTAAAAAAGAAATGAGCCAGGATATCGACGCCATGATTAAATTACGCGATATGCTGGAATTTGCCTGTGAAAACCGAATTAACATTACATAA
- a CDS encoding vWA domain-containing protein, with translation MKKELFSLTVLAAALLSGCNSSNSSGESKTGPGQTPDPTPAKTTFSGTLVTPEPVQATTQKALFSATHGFTTQATDTPCPNVPTGYYPLSNASISLVANNDAVFSETTTTDTCGQFSLEVEGENTAFENSKLVATSDNFKTLEANAQNFVQVADQPNDTVASTIAKNASYVISGIQKIDDDTLAFSITDSQSGKAVIQVAKGAFQILVNANENPIVSLNTADQLQVSNSIVMTLDASGSMSGKVYDEQGDPVTDSNHVTYNRFRLTALAAHQFMMEKNTEDEVAVIPFSLDVNLINKTLLDGYNFQDENGLETTINYSDSGFMKDKAALHFAIDFYNMHVPMWEERVFDTKHADRTDNVHAILENYPWGGGTELEDSIHVALDTTKQATGDVNSVFVMTDGDAGFNDLDGLITKAKSMNLPVHSIAISNDAYTQDLMQISEQTGGSFKHITDVQNIAGVYSALQTTVKFNYLANLTQPVKSQDVIKMILTLNGEVVEREVTLN, from the coding sequence ATGAAGAAGGAACTCTTTTCACTAACCGTGCTTGCTGCCGCTTTATTAAGTGGCTGTAATAGCAGCAACTCCTCCGGTGAATCAAAAACAGGCCCCGGACAAACGCCGGATCCAACCCCCGCCAAAACCACATTCAGCGGGACGCTGGTGACGCCGGAACCGGTTCAGGCCACGACACAAAAAGCGCTATTCAGTGCAACCCACGGCTTTACCACCCAAGCGACGGATACCCCTTGTCCGAATGTGCCCACCGGCTACTATCCGCTCAGTAATGCTTCAATCTCGTTGGTCGCCAACAATGATGCGGTCTTCAGCGAAACCACAACAACTGATACCTGTGGCCAGTTCTCGCTGGAAGTTGAAGGCGAAAACACAGCCTTTGAGAACTCCAAACTGGTCGCCACCTCCGACAACTTCAAAACCCTCGAAGCCAATGCCCAGAACTTCGTGCAAGTTGCCGATCAGCCGAACGATACCGTGGCTTCAACCATTGCCAAAAATGCCAGCTATGTGATCAGCGGGATCCAGAAAATCGATGATGACACCCTCGCATTCTCGATCACCGACAGCCAGTCCGGCAAAGCAGTGATCCAGGTGGCGAAAGGCGCGTTCCAGATCCTGGTCAATGCCAACGAGAACCCGATCGTCTCCCTCAACACCGCCGATCAGCTGCAAGTCAGCAACAGTATCGTGATGACCCTCGATGCCAGTGGTTCAATGTCTGGGAAAGTATATGACGAGCAGGGCGATCCCGTCACTGACAGTAATCACGTCACCTACAACCGCTTTCGCCTGACAGCGCTGGCAGCACATCAGTTTATGATGGAAAAAAATACCGAAGATGAAGTGGCAGTGATCCCGTTCAGTTTGGATGTTAATCTCATCAATAAAACACTCCTGGATGGGTACAATTTTCAGGACGAGAACGGACTAGAGACCACCATCAATTACAGTGACTCCGGCTTTATGAAAGATAAAGCCGCGCTTCACTTTGCAATCGATTTTTACAACATGCACGTGCCGATGTGGGAAGAAAGAGTGTTCGATACCAAACATGCCGACCGAACCGATAACGTTCACGCCATTCTTGAAAACTATCCTTGGGGAGGCGGAACTGAGCTTGAAGATTCAATTCATGTCGCGCTCGATACCACCAAGCAGGCCACGGGTGATGTCAACTCCGTGTTCGTGATGACTGACGGCGATGCCGGGTTTAACGATCTTGACGGCCTGATCACGAAAGCCAAATCAATGAACCTGCCGGTTCACAGTATTGCTATCAGCAATGACGCCTATACCCAGGATTTAATGCAGATCTCAGAGCAAACCGGCGGTAGCTTCAAGCACATTACCGATGTTCAGAATATCGCCGGCGTGTATTCTGCCCTGCAAACCACAGTGAAGTTTAACTATTTGGCCAACTTAACCCAACCGGTCAAGAGCCAGGATGTCATTAAAATGATCTTGACGCTGAACGGCGAAGTCGTGGAGCGGGAAGTGACCCTGAACTGA
- a CDS encoding LysR family transcriptional regulator, producing MDNYTTIPVFTTVVELGSFSEAGRKLGINKSAVSKRISALETHLGVKLIQRTTRKLRLTEAGEQYYSYVCRAQALIQDGEAAISSLQGSPKGHLKVSIPMVFGQRHIAPLLSGFLQRYPEIKLTLSLDDRVVDLYEEGLDMVLRIGALADSNLVARKLSPCRSVLCASPEYLARHGIPSKLADLKQHNCLYYSYFRAGTEWTFEGPQGTERFKPEGNIQVNNSEVLKQLMLEHIGIGQMPLFLVEPELARGTLVPMLEDYTLPKHGIYAVYPERAFMPAKLRAFIEYLEEKLSAKQHIW from the coding sequence ATGGATAACTACACCACCATCCCGGTCTTCACGACTGTGGTCGAACTGGGCAGCTTCTCAGAGGCCGGGCGAAAACTGGGGATCAACAAGTCTGCCGTCAGTAAGCGGATCTCAGCCCTGGAAACCCACTTGGGGGTCAAACTCATTCAGCGAACCACCCGCAAGCTGCGCCTGACCGAAGCCGGCGAGCAATATTACAGTTACGTATGTCGGGCGCAGGCCCTGATCCAGGACGGGGAAGCCGCGATCAGTAGCCTGCAGGGCAGTCCCAAAGGCCACTTGAAAGTGAGTATTCCCATGGTCTTCGGCCAGCGCCACATTGCGCCGCTGCTCAGTGGGTTTTTGCAGCGCTATCCGGAGATTAAGCTGACGTTATCACTCGATGATCGGGTGGTGGATTTGTACGAAGAAGGGCTGGATATGGTGCTGCGTATCGGTGCACTGGCCGATTCGAATCTGGTGGCCCGCAAGCTCTCCCCCTGCCGAAGCGTCCTTTGTGCCTCGCCCGAGTACCTGGCACGGCACGGAATCCCGAGTAAACTGGCCGATCTCAAACAGCACAATTGCCTGTACTACTCCTATTTCCGGGCCGGCACCGAATGGACATTCGAGGGACCGCAAGGTACCGAGCGATTCAAACCGGAAGGAAACATTCAGGTCAACAACAGCGAGGTGCTGAAACAGTTAATGCTGGAACATATCGGGATTGGGCAGATGCCGCTGTTTCTGGTCGAGCCGGAGCTGGCCCGCGGCACCCTGGTGCCAATGCTGGAAGACTATACCCTGCCGAAGCATGGCATCTATGCCGTCTACCCGGAGCGTGCGTTTATGCCGGCCAAACTCCGGGCCTTTATTGAGTATCTGGAAGAAAAGCTCTCGGCCAAGCAGCACATCTGGTAG